One Candidatus Methylomirabilota bacterium genomic window, TGAGTCCGGCCAGGATGGCCGGCACCACCAGATAGCGCACCGGGTTGAGGGCCATGACCATGAGCGCGTCGATCTGTTCCGAGATCCGCATGATGCCGAGCTCGGCGGTGAGGGCCGAGCCGGCCAGGCCCGTGACGAAGACGGCCGTGAGCACGGGGCCCAGCTCGCGCACGAGGGCGATGCCCACGGCTGGCCCCACGAAGGCCTCGGAGCCCACGCGCTGGAGGGTGAGGAAGACCTGCAGGCCCAGGGCCATGCCGGTGAAACCGCCCGTGAGGATCACGATCGTGAGCGATTTGAAGCCGATGAAGTAGATGCGCCCGGCGAGCCGGCCGAGCTTGAGGGGCGGAATGAAGACCAGGGCCACCGCCTCGCCGAGGAATCGCCCGAAGCGGCCCAGCGACTCGACGATGTACAGGGTAAGCCGCCCCAGCGCCTCGACGGGGCGCAGGGGCAGCGGCCAGGACTCCGGCCCGGCAGCTATGTCAGCCCTCGCAATCTACTCAGCCCTCGGCTCGCACCGTCGGTGCTTACCTCGAATCTACTCAGCCCTCGGCTCGCACCGTCGGTGCTTACCTCGAACGGCCACCACACGCGCGTGCCTGCGGCAGCTCGGCCGCCCCTCATCTCGAAAAACTCCCCTTCACGCCGTCGCGCCCCGGTACACGCCGAGGGCCCAGAGCGGGAAGTACTTCGCGTAGAGGTGATACTTGAGGTAGAAGACACGCGGGAAGCCGGTGCCATTCCACAGCGGGTCTTCCCACGAGCCGTCCGCCGTCTGCGTGTCGATGAGATAGCGTATGCCCTGTTCCACGGCCTGACCCTCGATCCGCCCTGCCGCGAACAGTCCCAGCAGAGCCCAGGCCGTCTGGCTCGGGATGGACTCGCCCTGGCCCGCCAGGGTCTCGTCGTCATAGGAGGCGAGCGTCTCCCCCCAGCCTCCGTCGGCGTTCTGACGCTGCTCGATCCAGGCGATGGCGCGCTGGACATAGTCGGCCGAGCAGTCTTCACCGATGGCCCCGAGCCCGCGCAGCACCGACCACGTGCCGTAGATGTAGTTGACGCCCCAGCGTCCGTACCACGCCCCCGTCTCGTGCTGGGTCTTGCGGATGAAAGCGAAGGCCCGCTGCGCGGCCGGGTGATCCGGCCCATGGCCGAGAGTGCCGAGGAGCTCGAGGCCGCGGCCCGTCAGATCCTCCGTCGAGGGATCGAGCAGCGCCCCGTGATCCGCGAAGGGAATATTGTTGAAGACGAGCCGGCTATTGTCGGCGTCGAACGAGGCCCATCCACCGTCGGATCCTTGCATCCCGACAAACCACGCCAGGCCGCGCTCCATGCACCGCGCCTTGCGCTCGGGGTCGAGGCCCTGGATCTTGGCGAGGGCCATCATCACCATGGCCGAGTCATCCAGGTCGGGATAGAAATCGTTGTGGTACTGGAAGGGCCAGCCTCCCGGCGGCACGTCGGGCCGCTTGACCTGCCAGTCCCCGGGTACCGTGATCTGCTTGTCCATCATCCACTCGCCGGCGCGGATGAGCTGGGGATGGTCCGGCGTCAGGCCCGACTCGATCAGGGCATTGGCGGCCAGCGAGGTGTCCCACACGGGCGAGACGCACGGCGTGTAGTGGAGCGAATCCGTTGTCTCGACGCCGAGATTCTCGATCTCCTTGATCTGCCCTCGGATGAGCGGGTGGTCCTCGGGATAGCCCAGGGTCCTGAGGGCCAGGACGGCATTGGTCATGGCCGGGAAAATCCCCCCCAGGCCTCCGGGCACGGCCAGGCGCTCCTCGAGCCAGCGCACGGCCGCCTCGATGGCGCGTCCCCGGAAGGGCCGCGGCCCCAGGCGCTCCCAGCCCTTGAGCGCGTCGTCCACGCCGATGAAGAGGTTCTTCCAGATGAAGCGCTTCGATGAGAACGGGCGAGGGATGCGCGGGAAGCGGAGGCTCGCGTGCTCGCGCGGCACGGGCCAGAGCTCGTCGAGCCGGCAGGACTCGGGCAGCCGCATGACGGGCTTGGAGTCCATGAGGATGAGGAGCGGCACGATGACCGTGCGCGACCAGTAGGACACCTCGAGGAGGTTGAAGAAGGACCAGCGGGGCAGCAGGATGATCTCCACGGGCATGGATGGCACGCCGCGCCAGTCGTATTCCCCGAAAAGGGCGAGGAGAATCTTGGTGAAGACGTCGGCCTGGACAGGGCCGCCGCGCTCGCGGATCAGCGCGCGCGCCGCCGCCATGGACGGATCATCGGCCGTCACCCCGGCGACCTTCATGGCGAAGTAGGCCTTGATGGTGGCGGACAGGTTGGCCGAGCCTCCGTCGTACAGGCTGTAGCCACCATCGGGGAGCTGACACTTCCGCAGGTACCGCACCATCTTGGCCTCGCGCTCCCGATCCGCGCGATCCAGCAGATGGCACAAGAGCAGGTACTCGCTCGTGATGGTGCTATTGGCCTCGGCCTCCCCGACCCAGTGTCCATCGGGGGCCTGGGTGGCCAGGAGGACGTCCCGGGCGCGGCTGATCGCGTGGTCGACTTCGGAGCGAATGGCGGTGGGCGAGGTCATGATGGGCGATGCATCCCCGGCGAAAACATCGCTCGATACTAGCACAGGCATGTGAGAGAGGGCACGCGCGAGAACGTTGGGCACTGGCTCGCAACTTGCCCCAGTGCCGGTGCCCGAACTCACCCACTGCAAACGTTGAAAGAGCGGGGTGATTCAGGGTAACGTGCCCTGCATGGCCCAGGACTGGGGAAGCATCGCCGGGCTTCTCGCCGGCACGGTCCTGCTGCGACCGTACGTCTTTGCCTTCCTCCTGGCTTTCCTGGTGGTGGCCGGCCGTGACCTTGGCGGGAGGCGGGCGACGGTGTGGCTGTGCTGGGGCTGGGCGGTGGCCTTCGTGGCCGAGTACTCCTCGACCCGCTCCGGCATCCCGTTCGGCCTCTACCACTACACCGGCTACACCGCCGATCGAGAGCTCTTCATCTCGAATGTCCCGCTCTTCGACCCACTCTCCTTTCCGTTCCTTGCCTATACCGCGTGGTGTCTCGCGCGTGTCGCCCTCGGCCCGGGCCGCCGCTGGGCTTCGGCGCTGCTGGGCGGCGCCCTCATGATGCTGGCCGACGTCGTGATCGATCCCATGGCCGTGGTCGGAGAGAAGTGGTTCCTCGGCAACGTGTT contains:
- a CDS encoding carotenoid biosynthesis protein, producing the protein MAQDWGSIAGLLAGTVLLRPYVFAFLLAFLVVAGRDLGGRRATVWLCWGWAVAFVAEYSSTRSGIPFGLYHYTGYTADRELFISNVPLFDPLSFPFLAYTAWCLARVALGPGRRWASALLGGALMMLADVVIDPMAVVGEKWFLGNVFYYVEPGFYFGVPMSNFVGWVVVGWVIVGGWLWMAGRSPRLGSPRAGTALYYGIVVFNLGITAWTGEGKLLGIGILLHVAVIMVLYRLNAISAVRGWAVGSRGAAQATVTTVTDEGGS
- the shc gene encoding squalene--hopene cyclase, which encodes MTSPTAIRSEVDHAISRARDVLLATQAPDGHWVGEAEANSTITSEYLLLCHLLDRADREREAKMVRYLRKCQLPDGGYSLYDGGSANLSATIKAYFAMKVAGVTADDPSMAAARALIRERGGPVQADVFTKILLALFGEYDWRGVPSMPVEIILLPRWSFFNLLEVSYWSRTVIVPLLILMDSKPVMRLPESCRLDELWPVPREHASLRFPRIPRPFSSKRFIWKNLFIGVDDALKGWERLGPRPFRGRAIEAAVRWLEERLAVPGGLGGIFPAMTNAVLALRTLGYPEDHPLIRGQIKEIENLGVETTDSLHYTPCVSPVWDTSLAANALIESGLTPDHPQLIRAGEWMMDKQITVPGDWQVKRPDVPPGGWPFQYHNDFYPDLDDSAMVMMALAKIQGLDPERKARCMERGLAWFVGMQGSDGGWASFDADNSRLVFNNIPFADHGALLDPSTEDLTGRGLELLGTLGHGPDHPAAQRAFAFIRKTQHETGAWYGRWGVNYIYGTWSVLRGLGAIGEDCSADYVQRAIAWIEQRQNADGGWGETLASYDDETLAGQGESIPSQTAWALLGLFAAGRIEGQAVEQGIRYLIDTQTADGSWEDPLWNGTGFPRVFYLKYHLYAKYFPLWALGVYRGATA
- a CDS encoding ABC transporter permease, producing the protein MALVFIPPLKLGRLAGRIYFIGFKSLTIVILTGGFTGMALGLQVFLTLQRVGSEAFVGPAVGIALVRELGPVLTAVFVTGLAGSALTAELGIMRISEQIDALMVMALNPVRYLVVPAILAGLITFPMLTAIFDVAGIYGGYLVAVILLGMSPGTYFGQMQTYADMSDVMVGFWKSVCFGVLVPWVCTYKGFHCGHGAEGVSRATTEAVVLSCVLILVFNYFLGSVLP